From the Prochlorococcus marinus str. AS9601 genome, the window AATATGTCTATGGCAGATATGACAGGCCAATCATTTGAGAAAATTGAAAAGGATACTGATAGAGATTATTTTTTAAGTGCGGAAGAAGCAAAAAACTATGGCCTAATTGATAGAGTAATTACACATCCAAGCGAAGCAAATCAATCTTAAATTTTCTAAATTAATATTTTAATTTTAATTTTTAAATTAATAATTATTTAGTTTATTTACACCTTTAAAGTCTAAAATATTAATTATTAAATGCAAAGAAACTACAACTAATGACCCAACTCTTTTACGACACAGATGCTGATCTAAGTCTTTTAAATAATAAAACAATAGCGATTATTGGATATGGTTCACAAGGTCATGCACATGCCCTAAACCTTAAAGATAGCGGTATGGATGTAATTGTTGGATTATATAAAGGAAGTAAGTCTGAGAGCAAAGCTATTAGCGATGGACTACAAGTATTTAGCGTTTCTGAAGCTTGCGAAAAAGCAGATTGGATTATGATTCTCCTCCCAGATGAGTTTCAGAAAGATGTTTACCTTAAAGAAATAGAACCAAACTTAAAAGAAGGAAAGATATTAAGTTTTGCTCATGGCTTCAATATCAGATTCGGACTTATCAAACCTCCTAGTTTTGTGGATGTTGTAATGATTGCCCCAAAAGGACCTGGACACACTGTTCGTTGGGAATATCAGAATGGTCAAGGAGTTCCAGCATTGTTTGCCGTAGAGCAGGATTCTTCAGGGAATGCAAGATCATTGGCGATGGCTTACGCAAAAGGGATTGGCGGAACGAGAGCTGGGATTCTTGAAACAAACTTCAAAGAAGAAACAGAAACTGATTTATTTGGAGAACAAGCAGTTTTGTGCGGAGGGTTATCAGAACTCGTCAAATCAGGATTCGAAACTCTTGTAGAGGCAGGCTATCAGCCCGAACTTGCTTACTTCGAATGCTTACATGAAGTTAAACTTATTGTTGATTTAATGGTGAAGGGAGGCTTATCTCAAATGAGAGATTCCATTTCAAATACTGCAGAATATGGAGATTATGTAAGTGGTAAAAGACTTATCAATAGTGATACAAAGAAAGAAATGCAGAAAATTCTAAAGGATATTCAAGATGGTACTTTCGCTAAGAATTTTGTGGAAGAATGCGATAAGAACAAACCCTTAATGACAAAATTAAGAGAAGAGAACTCAAAACATGAAATTGAGAAAGTGGGTAAAGGTCTGCGCTCGATGTTCAGTTGGCTGAAATAAATTTATTTTTACTATTTCTTGGATCAATTGGTTTTGATTTATTGTTAGGCGATCCAAAATTCTTAATACACCCTGTTCAAGTAATTGGCTTTTACATAAAAAAAATATCTGATTACCTTATAAATAATTTTGGAGAAAATAAAAATATATTGTATTGGGGTGGTCTCTTTGTCGCCATATCATCTATTGGAATGAGTTTTGGTTCAGGAAAATTGATAGAACTAAGTTATGCGCAATCGGGAAATCATTTTTTTGTTGGATTGTTAATTTTTTTTGGGCTTTCAAGTTGTATTGCTACAAAGGGACTTATTTCAAGTGTGAAAGAGATTGCAGAGCTAATAGAACGCGAGGAAATTAATGACCAAAATAAGAAAATAATCAAAGAGAAGGTACAAAGAATAGTAAGTAGGGATGTAAGGTCATCTTCTATAAAACATCTCTTGAGATCAAGTACCGAGAGCCTTACCGAAAATTCTGTTGATGGAATATTTGGGCCATTATTTTGGATTTTTATTGGAATTATTTTTATGAAGTTTTCAATTTTTCTACCAGGACCTTTGTCACTTGGTTTTGCTTATAAAGCCATAAGTACTTTGGATTCAATGATAGGTTACAAATATGATTATTTTAGATATTTGGGTTTTTTCAGTGCAAAAATCGAAGATATTTTTACGTTTGTTCCTTCAAGATTAGTTTTAATCACGTTACCTTTAATTAGCTCTAAAGTTAATGAGTATGGATCAATCATAAAAAAAAGTTATCTTGATGGTAAAAAATATGATTCGCCTAATGCTGGGATTTCAGAAGCTATATTTGCC encodes:
- the ilvC gene encoding ketol-acid reductoisomerase, with protein sequence MTQLFYDTDADLSLLNNKTIAIIGYGSQGHAHALNLKDSGMDVIVGLYKGSKSESKAISDGLQVFSVSEACEKADWIMILLPDEFQKDVYLKEIEPNLKEGKILSFAHGFNIRFGLIKPPSFVDVVMIAPKGPGHTVRWEYQNGQGVPALFAVEQDSSGNARSLAMAYAKGIGGTRAGILETNFKEETETDLFGEQAVLCGGLSELVKSGFETLVEAGYQPELAYFECLHEVKLIVDLMVKGGLSQMRDSISNTAEYGDYVSGKRLINSDTKKEMQKILKDIQDGTFAKNFVEECDKNKPLMTKLREENSKHEIEKVGKGLRSMFSWLK
- the cbiB gene encoding adenosylcobinamide-phosphate synthase CbiB, whose protein sequence is MAEINLFLLFLGSIGFDLLLGDPKFLIHPVQVIGFYIKKISDYLINNFGENKNILYWGGLFVAISSIGMSFGSGKLIELSYAQSGNHFFVGLLIFFGLSSCIATKGLISSVKEIAELIEREEINDQNKKIIKEKVQRIVSRDVRSSSIKHLLRSSTESLTENSVDGIFGPLFWIFIGIIFMKFSIFLPGPLSLGFAYKAISTLDSMIGYKYDYFRYLGFFSAKIEDIFTFVPSRLVLITLPLISSKVNEYGSIIKKSYLDGKKYDSPNAGISEAIFAYISEIKLGGKSKYKNEIIEKPIINETGDNCTEEKIKLICQLILRLQFLWIIIFALIFFIISI